The following coding sequences lie in one Desulfovibrio aminophilus DSM 12254 genomic window:
- a CDS encoding CCA tRNA nucleotidyltransferase: protein MRILLVGGSVRNLLLGEPQTDKDFLVTEADEEEFQRRFPKAFKVGKAFPVFWLDGSEYAFPRGGTLKSDLEARDFTVNSLALDEDGELHCHPLALEDLRHRVLRPCSPDALEVDPLRAYRAARFLAVLPGFTPHGELLAAMRRAAEAGLLADLAAERVGREVLKALAGARPALFFRSLADTGCLKPWLTELERCRDVPAGPRPFHDSDVFAHTLAVLDRLAGAPLPGWMAICHDLGKALTPPEKWPRHIGHEALGAPPARALGSRLRLPEAFIRAGEIAALLHMKAARYDELRPGSRVDLLEAARDLLEPLLELAKADQGLDFRADALADRHVIRAVRLPEALRDLGPESGRRLRELRAQALSRRNH from the coding sequence ATGCGCATCCTGCTCGTGGGCGGCTCCGTCCGCAATCTCTTACTCGGTGAGCCCCAGACCGACAAGGACTTTCTCGTGACCGAGGCCGACGAGGAGGAATTCCAGCGGCGCTTTCCGAAGGCGTTCAAAGTTGGCAAGGCCTTCCCCGTGTTCTGGCTGGACGGTTCGGAGTACGCCTTCCCCCGTGGCGGTACGCTGAAGTCCGACTTGGAGGCCCGCGACTTCACGGTCAACTCCCTGGCTCTGGACGAAGACGGCGAACTGCATTGCCATCCCCTGGCCCTGGAGGATCTGCGCCACCGCGTTCTGCGGCCCTGCTCCCCGGACGCCCTGGAAGTAGACCCGCTACGGGCCTACCGGGCCGCGCGCTTCTTGGCCGTATTGCCGGGCTTCACGCCCCACGGTGAATTGCTCGCGGCCATGCGCCGCGCCGCCGAGGCCGGTCTTCTCGCCGACTTGGCCGCCGAGCGCGTGGGCCGCGAGGTGCTCAAGGCCCTGGCCGGAGCCCGCCCGGCGCTCTTTTTCCGCAGTCTGGCCGACACCGGCTGTCTCAAGCCCTGGCTCACGGAACTGGAGCGGTGCCGCGATGTGCCGGCCGGGCCGCGGCCATTCCACGATTCCGACGTCTTCGCGCACACCCTGGCCGTGCTCGACCGACTGGCGGGAGCGCCTCTTCCCGGTTGGATGGCGATCTGTCATGACCTGGGGAAGGCTTTGACCCCGCCGGAAAAATGGCCCCGACACATCGGCCATGAGGCTCTCGGAGCGCCTCCCGCCCGGGCCCTGGGATCACGCCTGCGTCTGCCCGAGGCGTTCATCCGCGCCGGGGAGATCGCGGCCCTGCTGCACATGAAGGCGGCCCGCTACGACGAACTGCGCCCGGGCTCCCGGGTGGACCTCCTGGAGGCCGCCCGTGATCTGCTGGAGCCGCTTCTGGAACTGGCCAAGGCCGATCAGGGGCTGGACTTCCGAGCCGACGCCCTGGCCGACCGTCATGTCATCCGCGCAGTGCGCCTGCCCGAGGCGCTCCGCGATCTCGGTCCGGAATCGGGCCGACGGTTGCGCGAACTGCGTGCGCAGGCCCTGTCCCGACGGAATCATTGA
- a CDS encoding helix-turn-helix transcriptional regulator, which translates to MATKKEKQILATVAETTVDPAERAAIFENLKGVARTVVRTFGRNCEIALHDFQDLEHSLVHLEGTVTGRKLGAPITNLVIKAWRKDGDAVRDLVNYPSTSRGGHHLKSSTSFIRDGAGRVIGAFCLNFDLSEFEAMQSAIEDLTRVDTSEDKGVGETFAAYINETNDAVMEAAIRKAGKHPSGMNREEKLEFIRILDEEGAFLIKGMVGYVAQVMNVSIYTVYNYMRQIKSGQR; encoded by the coding sequence ATGGCCACGAAGAAAGAGAAGCAGATCCTGGCAACCGTCGCCGAAACGACGGTCGATCCCGCAGAACGCGCGGCCATCTTCGAGAACTTGAAGGGGGTGGCCCGCACCGTGGTGCGCACCTTCGGCCGCAACTGCGAGATCGCCCTGCACGACTTCCAGGATCTGGAGCACTCCCTCGTCCACCTGGAGGGCACGGTCACGGGCCGCAAGCTCGGCGCGCCCATCACCAACCTGGTCATCAAGGCCTGGCGCAAGGACGGCGATGCGGTGCGCGACCTCGTGAACTATCCGAGCACCTCGCGCGGCGGCCACCATCTCAAGTCCTCCACCAGTTTCATCCGCGACGGCGCGGGCCGGGTCATCGGCGCGTTCTGCCTCAATTTCGACCTCTCCGAATTCGAGGCAATGCAGAGCGCCATCGAGGATCTCACCCGCGTGGACACCTCCGAGGACAAAGGTGTGGGCGAAACGTTCGCGGCCTATATCAACGAAACCAACGACGCGGTCATGGAGGCGGCGATCCGCAAGGCGGGCAAGCATCCCTCGGGCATGAACCGGGAGGAGAAGCTCGAGTTCATCCGCATCCTGGACGAAGAGGGCGCGTTCCTCATCAAGGGCATGGTCGGCTACGTGGCCCAGGTCATGAACGTGTCCATCTACACGGTCTACAACTACATGCGCCAAATCAAGAGCGGCCAGCGCTGA
- a CDS encoding pyruvate carboxylase codes for MRVKSFEEVLKELRGKPIVVANRGIPARRICRSITEMFEGVAVMTATDTDKTSPATTGAHELLLLGEDPRSYLNLDLIIKLARDRGAIAIHPGWGFAAEDDTFPAKCAEAGIAFIGPTREAMHTLGNKVAVRKLAEELGIPVVPGSPEAVSVPEAREIAKKIGFPIMLKAEGGGGGRGIYEVFSEDQLESAFSKASALAQASFGNPRLYVEKLLTSVRHIEIQVAADKHGNVFAFDERDCTVQRNHQKLIEITPSPWSKMTPELRERLKEYSRRLVSAVGYYSLCTVEFLVDKDATPYLIEVNTRLQVEHGITECRYGIDLVEEQIAIAFGAKLRFTEENTKPFQWAMQVRVNCEDPQKDFSPNAGRIARYVSPGGQGVRIDSCICAGYNFPAQYDSAASLLITYGRTWIKVVQLMRRALREYMIGGLKTTITFHRQVIKNPDFISGDYDTNFVRDKRHELMAYRDKEPDSLRLSRLVCEISARGYNPFVQLGEYRGREDRRLGTFKFVRPPETSSWFEPRVTRGMSRDAILNALREDREQGIVHFTDTTTRDITQSNSGNRFRLAEDRLVGPYLDRCGFFSLENGGGAHFHVAMLANMTYPFSEAAEWNKFAPKTLKQILIRSTNVLGYKPQPRNLMRLTGEMVCEHYDVIRCFDFLNHVENMRPFAEVVLASKRHIFEPALSMSWAKGFDAKYYLEVTDEILAMCADVAGVSRKKAQRLIMLGLKDMGGVCPPRFMREIIAAIRKKYPELVLHSHRHYTDGLFVPTMGAAAEAGAHVVDVAIGAAVRWYGQGEVLSTAAYIEDELGLKSHLDKDMIRATGFALKQIMPYYDRYTAPYFQGIDHDVVQHGMPGGATSSSQEGALKQGYIHLLPYMLKFLAGTRKIVRYHDVTPGSQITWNTAFLAVTGAYKRGGNIEVRRLLNILDIVNLAPAKDLTSLEKEARLDLYRDSNDAFRNLLLGKFGKLPLGFPEDWVYQSAFGKDWEKALAERTEESPLASLSDVDLDAEHRVISQRIGREPSAEEFVLYLNHPADAIKTIDFYEKYGNPNNLPLDVWFEGLEKNRPLHFQGDCGKPHTMRILDISEPDEHGMSTVRYVMDSEIMSHMVKVREPLHVDKDAEEMADPGNPYHVGSPSNGDLWVMHVRPGDVVRKGEEIFNISIMKQEKAIIAPVDGVVRRVLKVANFQEDRKMVPVKEGELLVELGPSPRTCPTCKGFIPLEDCKYCPRCGQKLEVAARKG; via the coding sequence ATGAGAGTCAAGTCGTTCGAAGAGGTGCTCAAGGAACTCCGGGGAAAGCCCATTGTTGTGGCCAACCGGGGCATCCCCGCCCGGCGCATCTGCCGGTCGATCACCGAGATGTTCGAGGGCGTGGCCGTGATGACGGCCACCGACACGGACAAGACGTCGCCCGCCACGACCGGCGCACATGAACTCCTCCTTCTAGGGGAAGATCCGCGCTCCTATCTGAATCTCGACCTGATCATCAAGCTGGCGCGCGACCGGGGCGCGATCGCCATCCATCCGGGCTGGGGCTTCGCGGCCGAGGACGACACCTTTCCGGCCAAGTGCGCCGAGGCGGGCATCGCCTTCATCGGCCCCACTCGCGAGGCCATGCACACCCTGGGCAACAAGGTGGCCGTGCGCAAGCTGGCAGAAGAACTGGGCATCCCGGTAGTGCCTGGGTCGCCCGAAGCGGTGAGCGTGCCCGAGGCCCGCGAGATAGCCAAGAAGATCGGCTTCCCGATCATGCTCAAGGCCGAGGGCGGCGGCGGCGGACGCGGCATCTACGAGGTCTTTTCCGAGGACCAGCTGGAGTCGGCCTTCTCCAAGGCTTCGGCGCTGGCCCAGGCGTCCTTCGGCAACCCGCGCCTGTACGTGGAAAAGCTGCTCACCTCGGTGCGCCACATCGAGATTCAGGTGGCCGCCGACAAGCACGGCAATGTCTTCGCCTTCGACGAACGCGACTGCACGGTGCAGCGCAACCACCAGAAGCTCATCGAGATCACGCCCTCGCCCTGGTCCAAGATGACCCCGGAACTGCGGGAGCGACTCAAGGAGTACTCCCGCCGCCTGGTCTCCGCCGTGGGCTACTATTCTTTGTGCACCGTGGAGTTCCTGGTGGACAAGGACGCCACGCCGTATCTCATCGAGGTCAACACCCGCCTCCAGGTGGAGCACGGCATCACCGAATGTCGCTACGGCATCGACCTGGTGGAGGAGCAGATCGCCATCGCCTTCGGGGCGAAACTGCGGTTCACCGAGGAGAACACCAAGCCCTTCCAGTGGGCCATGCAGGTGCGCGTGAACTGCGAGGATCCGCAGAAGGACTTCTCGCCCAACGCGGGCCGCATCGCCCGCTACGTCTCTCCGGGCGGCCAGGGCGTGCGCATCGACTCCTGCATCTGCGCGGGCTACAACTTCCCGGCCCAGTACGACTCGGCGGCCTCGCTGCTGATCACCTATGGCCGCACCTGGATCAAGGTCGTCCAGCTCATGCGCCGTGCCCTGCGCGAGTACATGATCGGCGGGCTCAAGACGACCATCACCTTCCATCGCCAGGTGATCAAGAATCCCGACTTCATCAGCGGCGACTACGACACGAATTTCGTGCGCGACAAGCGTCACGAACTCATGGCTTACCGGGACAAGGAGCCGGATTCCCTTCGCCTGTCCCGTCTGGTCTGCGAGATTTCGGCCAGGGGATACAATCCCTTCGTCCAACTCGGGGAGTATCGCGGCCGCGAGGACCGGCGCCTGGGAACCTTCAAGTTCGTGCGTCCGCCGGAGACCTCCTCTTGGTTCGAGCCCCGCGTCACCCGGGGCATGAGCCGCGACGCCATCCTGAACGCCCTGCGCGAGGACCGGGAGCAGGGCATCGTGCATTTCACGGACACGACCACCCGCGACATCACCCAGTCCAACAGCGGCAACCGGTTCCGTCTGGCCGAGGATCGGCTCGTGGGCCCCTATCTGGACCGCTGCGGTTTCTTCTCCCTGGAGAACGGCGGAGGCGCGCATTTCCACGTGGCCATGCTGGCCAACATGACCTACCCCTTCTCCGAGGCGGCGGAGTGGAACAAATTCGCGCCCAAGACGTTGAAGCAGATCCTCATCCGCTCCACCAACGTTCTGGGCTACAAGCCGCAGCCCAGAAACCTGATGCGCCTCACCGGCGAGATGGTCTGCGAACACTACGACGTCATCCGCTGCTTCGACTTCCTGAATCACGTGGAGAACATGCGGCCCTTCGCCGAGGTGGTCCTGGCCTCCAAGCGGCACATCTTCGAGCCCGCGTTGTCCATGTCCTGGGCCAAGGGCTTCGACGCCAAGTACTACCTGGAAGTCACCGACGAGATCCTGGCCATGTGCGCCGACGTGGCCGGCGTGAGCAGGAAGAAGGCCCAGCGCCTGATCATGCTCGGGCTCAAGGACATGGGCGGCGTCTGCCCGCCCCGGTTCATGCGCGAGATCATCGCCGCCATCCGCAAGAAGTACCCCGAACTGGTGCTGCATTCCCACCGGCACTATACGGACGGCCTGTTCGTGCCGACCATGGGCGCGGCCGCCGAGGCCGGTGCCCACGTGGTGGACGTGGCCATCGGCGCGGCCGTGCGCTGGTACGGCCAGGGCGAGGTGCTCTCCACGGCGGCCTACATTGAGGACGAACTGGGCCTCAAGAGCCACCTGGACAAGGACATGATCCGGGCCACGGGCTTCGCCCTGAAGCAGATCATGCCTTACTACGACCGCTATACCGCGCCGTACTTCCAGGGCATCGATCACGACGTGGTCCAGCACGGCATGCCCGGCGGCGCCACCTCCTCCTCGCAGGAGGGCGCGCTCAAGCAGGGCTACATCCATCTGTTGCCCTACATGCTCAAGTTCCTGGCGGGCACACGCAAGATCGTGCGCTATCATGACGTGACCCCCGGCTCGCAGATCACCTGGAACACGGCCTTCCTGGCCGTGACCGGGGCCTACAAACGCGGCGGCAACATCGAAGTGCGCCGTTTGCTGAACATCCTGGACATCGTCAACCTGGCCCCGGCGAAGGATCTGACGAGCCTGGAGAAGGAGGCCCGCCTGGACCTCTACCGCGACAGCAACGACGCCTTCCGCAACCTGCTTCTGGGAAAGTTCGGCAAGCTGCCCCTGGGGTTCCCGGAAGACTGGGTCTACCAGAGCGCCTTCGGCAAGGACTGGGAAAAGGCCCTTGCCGAGCGCACCGAGGAGTCGCCCTTGGCCAGCCTCTCGGACGTGGATCTGGACGCCGAGCACCGTGTCATCTCCCAGCGCATCGGCCGTGAGCCCTCGGCCGAGGAGTTCGTGCTCTACCTGAACCACCCGGCCGACGCCATCAAGACCATCGACTTCTACGAGAAGTACGGCAACCCCAACAACCTGCCGCTGGACGTCTGGTTCGAGGGATTGGAGAAAAACCGGCCGTTGCACTTCCAGGGCGATTGCGGCAAGCCGCACACCATGCGCATCCTGGACATCTCCGAGCCCGACGAGCACGGCATGAGCACGGTGCGTTACGTCATGGACTCCGAGATCATGAGCCACATGGTCAAGGTGCGTGAGCCCCTGCATGTGGACAAGGACGCCGAGGAGATGGCTGATCCGGGCAACCCGTATCATGTTGGTTCGCCCTCCAACGGCGACCTCTGGGTCATGCACGTGCGCCCCGGCGATGTGGTCAGAAAGGGCGAAGAGATCTTCAACATCTCCATCATGAAGCAGGAGAAGGCGATCATCGCGCCCGTGGACGGCGTGGTGCGTCGCGTGCTCAAAGTCGCCAACTTCCAGGAGGACCGCAAGATGGTCCCGGTGAAGGAAGGGGAACTTCTCGTGGAGCTGGGGCCCAGCCCCCGCACCTGTCCCACCTGCAAGGGGTTCATCCCCCTGGAAGATTGCAAATATTGCCCGAGATGCGGGCAGAAGTTGGAGGTCGCCGCCCGCAAGGGGTGA
- a CDS encoding RidA family protein, whose amino-acid sequence MKEIVVTKQAPAAIGPYSQAIKAGGFVFASGQIPLIPESGEVDGADVKTQARRSLENLTAVLKAAGASLEDVVKTTVFITDMAEFPAVNEVYATYFPANAPARSCVAVAALPRGVKVEVEAIAQLKS is encoded by the coding sequence ATGAAGGAAATCGTCGTCACCAAACAGGCTCCCGCCGCCATCGGCCCCTACTCCCAGGCCATCAAGGCCGGCGGGTTCGTCTTCGCCTCGGGCCAGATCCCGCTCATCCCCGAGTCCGGGGAAGTGGACGGCGCGGACGTGAAGACCCAGGCCCGCCGCAGCCTGGAGAACCTGACCGCCGTGCTCAAGGCCGCCGGAGCCTCCCTTGAGGACGTGGTCAAGACCACCGTCTTCATCACGGACATGGCCGAGTTCCCGGCCGTGAACGAGGTGTACGCCACCTACTTCCCGGCCAATGCCCCGGCCCGTTCCTGCGTGGCCGTGGCCGCCCTGCCGCGCGGGGTCAAGGTCGAGGTCGAAGCCATCGCCCAGTTGAAATCCTGA
- the sucD gene encoding succinate--CoA ligase subunit alpha, whose amino-acid sequence MLLDEHHSKLLFARHGLPVPPGLALEPGQAESVNPPFPAPWCLKTQVLAGGRGKASGIRRVERLEDLAETARALFDLPIKGRRPPFLRLEPAVAVTREFYLSLSVSRAARGLVLSAGRQGGVEIESQAGDNLLHQIVDATEGPTPHQVRAAFFHLGLSRDHWPAFESLLASLSKATREDGLLLAEINPLALTADGRLLALDGKVEIDDNVVDLRPDLAAYRRADHHEPEENAAREAGLAFVKLGGWVGLMGNGAGLAMASMDLLNLAGLPAANFLDLGGGADQERMETALALLFGDSRVEAVFINLFGGILSCEKVALALRQALHGRKPTKPVVVRMSGNGATAGLAILEALKLPGIILVRDMAGAIRALAELKPGTPPNAPQEYSPAQRRAGRAVPLSDGLGLNAESRVLVQGITGREGQLHTKLMLDYGTRVVAGVTPFKGGQEVHSLPVYDSVAQAARDQRIDASVIFVPACGAADAVLEAAQAGIPWVVCITEGVPQRDMLRVLDRLRGGGTRLVGPNTPGLLVPNQIKLGILPADPFTPGPVALLSRSGTLTYEAAARLSAAGIGQSACLGIGGDPFVGTSFVQALDLLAGHEPTRAVLVLGEIGGSAEEELAAYVTATAYPKPVLCFIAGRTAPPGRRLGHAGAILEREGGVADKLAALESAGITICPSLRAIAPLTAAVLAQEADA is encoded by the coding sequence ATGCTCCTCGACGAACATCACAGCAAGCTTCTCTTCGCCCGGCACGGTCTGCCCGTGCCACCGGGCCTGGCCCTGGAACCAGGCCAAGCGGAATCCGTGAATCCCCCCTTCCCCGCGCCCTGGTGTCTCAAGACCCAGGTTCTCGCCGGCGGACGAGGCAAGGCCAGCGGCATCCGCCGGGTGGAACGGCTCGAAGACCTGGCGGAAACCGCCCGCGCGCTTTTCGATCTGCCCATCAAGGGCCGCCGCCCACCCTTTCTGCGGCTGGAGCCCGCCGTCGCCGTAACGCGGGAGTTCTATCTCTCCTTGTCCGTCTCCCGAGCGGCCCGGGGGCTGGTGCTCAGTGCGGGCCGACAGGGCGGGGTTGAAATCGAGTCCCAGGCCGGCGACAACCTCCTGCACCAGATTGTAGACGCAACCGAGGGCCCGACCCCCCATCAAGTACGTGCGGCCTTCTTCCACCTGGGGCTTTCCCGTGACCATTGGCCCGCGTTCGAGTCCCTCCTGGCCTCGCTTTCCAAGGCCACGCGCGAGGACGGCCTGCTCCTGGCCGAGATCAACCCCCTGGCCTTGACGGCCGACGGTCGCCTGCTAGCCCTGGACGGCAAGGTCGAGATCGACGACAACGTGGTCGATCTGCGGCCGGACCTGGCGGCCTACCGCCGCGCCGACCACCACGAGCCCGAGGAGAACGCGGCCCGCGAGGCGGGCCTGGCCTTCGTCAAGCTCGGCGGCTGGGTCGGCCTCATGGGCAACGGCGCGGGCCTGGCCATGGCCAGCATGGACCTGCTCAACCTGGCGGGCCTGCCCGCGGCCAACTTCCTGGACCTGGGCGGCGGCGCGGACCAGGAGCGCATGGAAACCGCCCTGGCCCTGCTCTTCGGCGACTCCCGCGTGGAGGCCGTGTTCATCAACCTATTCGGCGGCATCCTCTCCTGCGAGAAGGTGGCCTTGGCCCTGCGCCAGGCCCTGCACGGGCGGAAGCCCACCAAGCCGGTGGTGGTGCGCATGTCCGGCAACGGCGCGACCGCCGGGCTGGCCATCCTGGAGGCCCTGAAGCTGCCGGGCATCATCCTGGTCCGGGACATGGCCGGAGCGATCCGGGCCCTGGCCGAGCTCAAGCCGGGCACGCCCCCCAATGCGCCCCAGGAGTATTCCCCGGCCCAGCGCCGCGCCGGCCGGGCGGTTCCGCTCTCCGACGGGCTGGGGCTGAACGCCGAAAGCCGGGTGCTCGTCCAGGGCATCACCGGCCGCGAAGGCCAGCTGCACACCAAGCTCATGCTCGACTATGGCACGCGCGTCGTGGCCGGGGTCACGCCCTTCAAGGGCGGTCAGGAGGTCCACAGCTTGCCGGTCTACGACTCCGTGGCCCAGGCCGCGCGGGACCAGCGCATCGACGCCTCGGTGATCTTCGTGCCCGCGTGCGGCGCGGCGGACGCCGTCCTGGAGGCGGCCCAGGCCGGAATCCCGTGGGTGGTCTGCATCACCGAGGGCGTCCCCCAGCGGGACATGCTCCGGGTCCTGGACCGCCTGCGCGGCGGCGGCACCCGCCTGGTGGGCCCGAACACCCCAGGCCTGCTCGTGCCGAACCAGATCAAGCTCGGCATCCTCCCGGCCGACCCCTTCACCCCCGGTCCGGTGGCCCTGCTCTCGCGCAGCGGCACCCTGACCTACGAGGCCGCCGCCCGGCTCAGCGCGGCGGGCATCGGCCAGTCGGCCTGCCTGGGCATCGGCGGCGACCCCTTCGTGGGCACGTCCTTTGTCCAGGCCCTGGACCTGCTGGCCGGACACGAGCCCACCCGGGCCGTGCTCGTGCTCGGGGAGATCGGCGGCAGCGCCGAGGAGGAACTGGCCGCATACGTCACGGCCACGGCCTATCCCAAGCCCGTGCTCTGCTTCATCGCCGGGCGCACCGCCCCTCCGGGCCGCCGCCTGGGCCACGCGGGCGCAATCCTGGAACGGGAGGGCGGCGTGGCCGACAAGCTGGCGGCCCTGGAATCGGCCGGAATCACCATCTGCCCGAGCCTGCGGGCCATCGCGCCGCTAACAGCCGCGGTCCTGGCCCAGGAAGCGGACGCATGA
- a CDS encoding glycosyltransferase family 4 protein codes for MTRSLCLFDSNRAWGGGEQWFHTHALLLARRGWRVCAVTNAPSELGERLSSEPSIPLLRLPLGNLSFLNPAVLRRLGGFFRHNAVDTVILALPSDVKAGGLAAKLAGVRRIVFRRGIALPTRNTFLNRLYFQHVLTNLLCNSEHTRRMVLAENPDLIPLERTAVVHNGLDLPAFDALSTEPLVPRTPGRVVIGCAGRLTEQKGHVYLLKASALLRQRGLDVTVLLAGAGELERDLRARTTALGLDQNVRFLGFVKEMKRFYASIDILALPSLWEGFGYVLTEAMSMGLPVAAFDTSNIPEVVVHGETGLLSPVRDAEALTADLELLVRDPDLRHRMGAAGRRRVEERFTLERTILDLERLLLS; via the coding sequence ATGACGCGATCCCTCTGCCTGTTCGACTCCAATCGGGCCTGGGGCGGAGGGGAGCAGTGGTTCCATACCCACGCCCTGCTCCTGGCCCGGCGCGGCTGGCGCGTCTGCGCCGTGACCAACGCCCCCTCCGAATTGGGCGAGCGCCTGTCCAGTGAACCGAGCATCCCGCTCCTGCGCCTGCCCCTGGGCAATCTGAGCTTTCTCAACCCGGCGGTCCTACGCCGATTGGGCGGTTTCTTCCGCCACAACGCGGTGGACACGGTGATCCTGGCTCTTCCCTCGGACGTCAAGGCTGGGGGACTGGCCGCCAAGCTTGCAGGCGTACGCCGGATCGTCTTCCGCCGGGGCATCGCCCTACCCACCAGGAATACGTTTCTCAACCGATTGTATTTCCAACATGTGCTGACCAATCTGCTCTGCAATTCCGAACACACCCGGCGCATGGTCCTGGCCGAGAACCCGGACCTCATCCCCCTGGAACGGACCGCAGTGGTCCACAACGGCCTGGACCTGCCCGCCTTCGACGCCCTGTCCACCGAGCCCCTGGTTCCCAGGACTCCCGGCCGAGTGGTCATCGGCTGCGCCGGGCGACTCACGGAGCAGAAGGGGCACGTCTACCTCCTCAAGGCCTCGGCCTTGCTTCGTCAGCGTGGGCTGGACGTGACCGTGCTCCTGGCCGGTGCCGGCGAACTGGAGCGCGACCTGCGCGCCCGGACCACGGCCCTGGGCCTGGATCAGAACGTGCGCTTTCTTGGTTTCGTCAAGGAAATGAAGCGGTTCTACGCATCCATCGATATTTTGGCCCTGCCCTCGCTCTGGGAGGGCTTCGGCTACGTGCTCACGGAGGCCATGAGCATGGGGCTCCCCGTGGCCGCCTTCGACACGAGCAACATCCCGGAGGTGGTCGTCCACGGTGAAACCGGTCTGCTGAGCCCGGTCCGCGACGCGGAAGCCCTGACCGCCGATCTGGAACTCCTGGTACGGGATCCGGATCTGCGCCACCGCATGGGCGCCGCCGGCCGGCGACGCGTGGAGGAACGCTTCACCTTGGAGCGCACGATCCTCGATCTCGAACGGCTGCTGCTTTCCTGA
- a CDS encoding response regulator codes for MNFLVVDDDERVAHLLSKKLAPYGACRIATDGERALSLFAEQYDNGEPFQAVFMDIKMPGMDGHEVVRRMREIEAERRNDVLESFKLVMISAFSDTKNVCKSFFGGQADAFVAKAEIKNRLVPELKAIKLI; via the coding sequence ATGAACTTTCTCGTGGTGGACGACGACGAGCGCGTGGCGCACCTCTTGAGCAAGAAGCTCGCGCCCTACGGCGCATGCCGGATCGCCACGGACGGAGAGCGCGCTCTGTCCTTGTTCGCCGAACAGTATGACAACGGCGAGCCGTTCCAGGCCGTGTTCATGGACATCAAAATGCCCGGCATGGACGGCCACGAGGTGGTCCGCCGCATGCGCGAAATCGAAGCCGAACGGCGGAACGACGTGCTGGAGAGCTTCAAGCTCGTGATGATTTCGGCCTTCTCGGACACCAAAAACGTCTGCAAATCCTTCTTCGGCGGTCAGGCGGACGCCTTCGTGGCCAAAGCCGAAATCAAGAATCGTCTCGTTCCCGAATTGAAGGCCATCAAACTCATCTGA
- a CDS encoding biotin--[acetyl-CoA-carboxylase] ligase, which yields MTADILLWAGGDAATGPLTPDTLASAHALWARDAVSFGRWLPGDFVLPPGGSRPVWRSARAAISPVFLVGHCFSTMDLTWKLLDAGVLPEWGSVLAVSQERGRGQLRRHWVSPPGNLYASLVLPPPRAGWGELLPLLAGWCFSLALEGLGVPTRLKWPNDFLLLDQKVAGMLIEERGGRLVLGFGLNLAEVPAAGDLRRDRAIPATALLREGYSLTPLEAWNTLVNAVRKVYTDTSDVVDPSRFPPLVTERLAWMGRRVLVLEGGEVAYQARIAGLSSSGGLLVEHDGRLDVLYSGSVAPL from the coding sequence ATGACCGCGGACATTCTCCTCTGGGCCGGAGGTGATGCGGCGACCGGGCCGTTGACCCCGGACACGCTCGCCTCGGCTCACGCCCTCTGGGCCAGGGATGCGGTCTCCTTCGGCCGCTGGCTTCCGGGCGACTTCGTGTTGCCGCCAGGCGGTTCCCGTCCGGTCTGGCGTTCCGCCCGCGCGGCGATCTCTCCTGTTTTTCTCGTGGGCCATTGTTTCTCGACCATGGATTTGACTTGGAAATTGTTGGACGCGGGCGTCCTGCCGGAGTGGGGGAGCGTGCTGGCCGTGAGCCAAGAACGTGGCCGAGGACAGTTGCGCCGCCACTGGGTTTCCCCGCCTGGCAATCTCTACGCCAGCCTTGTCCTGCCGCCGCCGCGCGCGGGTTGGGGTGAGCTGCTGCCGCTCCTGGCGGGATGGTGCTTCAGTCTGGCCCTGGAGGGACTGGGTGTGCCGACGCGCCTCAAGTGGCCCAACGATTTTCTTCTCCTTGACCAGAAGGTCGCCGGGATGCTCATCGAGGAGCGTGGCGGCAGACTGGTGCTGGGATTCGGCCTGAATCTGGCCGAGGTTCCGGCTGCGGGAGACTTGCGCCGGGATCGCGCGATTCCGGCCACGGCGCTGCTCCGGGAGGGGTATTCGCTGACCCCCCTGGAGGCCTGGAATACGCTTGTAAACGCCGTGAGAAAGGTCTATACGGACACTTCCGATGTCGTTGACCCCTCTCGTTTTCCTCCCCTCGTCACGGAGCGTCTCGCCTGGATGGGCCGGCGGGTGCTCGTCCTTGAGGGGGGAGAGGTCGCCTATCAGGCGAGAATAGCTGGACTTTCATCCTCCGGCGGGCTTCTGGTCGAGCACGACGGCAGGCTGGACGTCTTGTATTCCGGGAGTGTGGCCCCGTTGTAG